A window from Oncorhynchus mykiss isolate Arlee chromosome 9, USDA_OmykA_1.1, whole genome shotgun sequence encodes these proteins:
- the cbln11 gene encoding uncharacterized protein cbln11 gives MGGLTLTLLLLCLSGTLSEDAGEDNLNDIMVQIHPEQGQDIENEYKTHNQHSEQGQDIESEVIFKQNQAPSLAETNGSCQPDMCNLLRHLGAMEARLTTAENQVEEWSNMEAIVALLQRETEFQAAQLRVMETKLGTSESMMKSMKRENEVQERKLQVLSFRVDATEFRVEQQQILLDELRRQSEDGTKIAFTAALGGDGHIPPSERETNLAFSNVFTNVGDAYNPGSGVFNAPVKGVYYFSFSSFANSQHNVCVSLFKNNVRMLSACDHHSEHDSSDSSGNGGTLHLEQGDHVYMTLHAHSHIFADFQNRSTFRGFLLFRT, from the exons ATGGGGGGACTGACTCTGACCCTGCTGCTGCTGTGTCTGTCTGGGACTCtcagtgaagatgctggagaagaCAACCTCAATGACATCATGGTACAGATTCATCCTGAACAGGGACAGGACATAGAGAATGAATACAAGACTCATAACCAACACTCTGAACAGGGACAGGACATAGAAAGTGAAGTTATTTTCAAACAGAATCAAGCACCATCCCTAGCAGAGACAAACGGTAGCTGCCAGCCAGACATGTGTAACCTTCTTAGGCATCTGGGAGCCATGGAGGCCAGACTGACCACTGCAGAGAACCAGGTGGAAGAATGGAGTAACATGGAGGCTATTGTTGCTCTTCTACAGAGAGAAACTGAAT tTCAAGCAGCCCAGCTCAGAGTCATGGAGACCAAGCTGGGCACCAGTGAGAGCATGATGAAGAgcatgaagagagagaatgaag TACAGGAGAGGAAGCTTCAAGTATTGTCATTTAGAGTCGACGCCACTGAGTTCAGAGTGGAGCAACAGCAAATCCTGCTAGATGAACTGAGGAGACAGAGTGAAG ACGGAACAAAGATTGCTTTTACGGCAGCACTAGGAGGAGATGGCCATATACCCccctctgagagagagaccaacttGGCATTCAGCAACGTTTTCACAAACGTTGGCGATGCCTACAACCCTGGATCAG GTGTCTTCAATGCGCCAGTGAAAGGAGTCTACTACTTCAGCTTTTCATCATTTGCCAATAGCCAGCATAACGTCTGTGTAAGTCTGTTTAAGAATAATGTACGCATGTTGTCTGCGTGTGATCATCATTCAGAGCATGATAGCTCTGATAGCTCTGGTAATGGAGGGACACTACATCTAGAACAGGGAGACCATGTCTACATGACTCTTCATGCTCATTCACACATATTTGCAGACTTCCAAAACCGCAGCACATTCAGGGGCTTCCTGCTTTTCAGAACATAA